In Arachis hypogaea cultivar Tifrunner chromosome 7, arahy.Tifrunner.gnm2.J5K5, whole genome shotgun sequence, the genomic window taaaaaaaggtgaattttataatattttttactatagTATCTAATTGTCTAATTtatgtttaaaaagtaaaaaataaaatatttaaaataaaaaataaaatatttaaaatttattaaatattatttatttatcttttttaacaaGTTAAGCACAATCTCAAAGGCACCATAACAttcactttaaaaaaaataccaacTCTCTTAATAACTATGCATTACGGATTTTCTTAAATTAGCcaacaatattattttttttttggcgtCTAATTAGCCAACAATATGATTCAAGGAAAGGATTCAAAGGAAGactagtattttttaattaattttgaaaatgatGAAATCAATCCACCTCTAGGAACAAAATCATGCAAGACTAGggccaaaataaaaatgaaaagcatGTAGGCCTTAGAAAGCCCGTTTCTGTAATGTGTTAAAAACCTAatcgcgaagaagaagaagaagctcatgaCACAAAACACACCACtgagaatggaagaagaagaagaagaagaagacgagaaAGCCGTGTTAGAACAAGTCTTCggaccctcatcatcatcatcagaagaagaagaagaagagaagttgaAGTGGGTGGCAATAGAGCAAGTTAAGGGTCTATGGATATGCACCAACTTCCTCTCTCACCGCCACCAAACCCACCTTCTCTCCGCCATCAACTCCCACAACTGGTTCTCTCCAACTACCAACAACAACCAAGCCATGCTCTTCGGCCACCTCCCTCCCTGGGCCCACCACCTCTCCCACCTCATCCGCACCTCATCTGCCTCCATTCTCCCTCACCCTCTTCTCTCCAGAGAACCCTTCTTCGACCAGATGATCGTCAACATGTACCTTCCCGGACAAGGTATCTGCCCCCACGTTGACCTCTTGCGCTTCCAAGACGCCATCGCCATCCTCTCTCTCGAATCTTCCTGCGTCATGCACTTCACTCCCCTTCACTCCGATTCGCTTCAAGTTCCCGTCTTGCTCACGCCGGGCTCCTTGGTTCTCATGTCAGGGGAAGCCAGGTACCAATGGAAGCACCAGATTAATCGCAACCCTGGATTTCAGCTCTGGCAAGGAAATGAATTGGAACAATCCAGAAGAATCTCCATTACTCTCAGGAAACTCTGCCCTGATCCATGAACTGATTCGAATCCAACCAATCCAAATCAAACCGATCTGTTATTTTAGTTTTGTATTGAGCTtttgaaagggaaaaaaaaaaaagattggatTTTTATTCAGTGTTGAATGAAAagtttgtgtttttgtttttgtaatGACATTAGATAGCGTTTTGGCTTTTGGTTGCAAAGGCGATGAAATTGACACTGATATCATCTGATAATAACCACCTTCCTGTTAGAGGGTTGTACACAAATCCTGCCATCTCCTCCACCTGTGTTAATCATGTTGTAGAAGCTGGTTTAAACTCAAAACAAGCTGATTCGAATTCAGATTAAGGTTGAAGGTGTAAGTGAATTTGTTGATGCATTTAGCTTACATTGATGCCGGCACGATGTAGGATCATGGCTAGTTCTTCCGGGGTAAGAAAGGTGGACCATTGATGTGTGCCTTTTGGAAGCTGCAACAATATATCCAAATCCAATTACAATTATAACATTGATATGCTAGTTACCAATTCAAGTGGAGTTCAATTATGCATCATATGTATGTTGTAACCAAGATTGTTTAGGAAGAAATGATGTAAAACTGTGGAGTCAACAAGAAGAATGAGTTACCCAGTGGAGAATATATTCCGCGGCAACAATGGCAGTTGCATATGCTCGCATCGATCGATTGATTGTTGATACAACAGTGGCTCCATCTGGATTTGTTAATGCTGCCAGAGATTTGCAGAACTCTTCAGGATTCGCAACATGCTCGATCACCTGTGAACATTCAAAATGATCTTGATATGCATAAACCCAATGAGAGCTCACACAACTGAGGGAGGAAGCAGAGAGAGATAGAGTACCTCTAAGGCCATTACTGCATCAAATGTTCTTCCTTCTTCAACTAACTTCTCTGATCAGTTACTTTTATCAACTTAGTCAAAAAAGGAACCCACACAAAGTAATACTCAATAAGAATGAATAAGATGTGTGTATGTACCAGCTGTTGTGCAACAATACTCAATAGTTGATGTCGTCGGATCCAAGTCCTgtgaaaaaaacaataataaagttGCCAAGCTAATAGTGAAGATGTAATGGACCAATTTTTCTAAAGGTAGCAACAACTTCATTCACTAATGTAACTCAATCTAGCCTTTGTTTGTAACATATTTATAGCAAGAAAACTGTGGATCATCCTATCTAAGAACAAAATGTTAAGTGTGAAATATAACAAGTATTAATTTTTCAAACATCATAGTCTTCCAGAAGAAAAAATTAGCAAATTGCATAATCTCAGTGGAAATATGTTATCATAGAAATAAAATGAAGCAAATCATGACACAATAAGAAActtgataaaatttttga contains:
- the LOC112702019 gene encoding alkylated DNA repair protein ALKBH8 homolog, which translates into the protein MTQNTPLRMEEEEEEEDEKAVLEQVFGPSSSSSEEEEEEKLKWVAIEQVKGLWICTNFLSHRHQTHLLSAINSHNWFSPTTNNNQAMLFGHLPPWAHHLSHLIRTSSASILPHPLLSREPFFDQMIVNMYLPGQGICPHVDLLRFQDAIAILSLESSCVMHFTPLHSDSLQVPVLLTPGSLVLMSGEARYQWKHQINRNPGFQLWQGNELEQSRRISITLRKLCPDP